A region from the Ichthyobacterium seriolicida genome encodes:
- a CDS encoding FtsL-like putative cell division protein: MRKYIGVIKQQIDEIKDWKFIVFIFFFIMIMIYCSHKADEKVYTISKLKMEFQKLQSESLEISSKLMRVRLGTEVEKAIKKSGLKPMEGAKEIIVKPRDE; the protein is encoded by the coding sequence ATGAGGAAATATATAGGTGTTATAAAGCAACAAATAGATGAGATAAAAGATTGGAAGTTTATAGTTTTTATTTTTTTCTTTATCATGATTATGATATACTGTTCACACAAAGCTGATGAGAAGGTATATACAATCTCTAAGTTGAAAATGGAATTTCAGAAATTACAATCAGAATCTTTAGAGATCAGTTCTAAGTTGATGCGTGTCAGGCTTGGCACTGAGGTTGAAAAGGCTATAAAAAAATCAGGTTTAAAGCCCATGGAAGGGGCCAAAGAGATAATAGTAAAACCTAGGGATGAATGA
- a CDS encoding UDP-N-acetylmuramoyl-L-alanyl-D-glutamate--2,6-diaminopimelate ligase has product MKLLKEILPENTSFEIIGSHECEVKDIIFDSKSVSTSSLFVAIKGARVDGHDFIDIAIKKGATSVLCEVLPEKINDRICYIKVDDSAKYMGLLASNFYDNPSKKIKLIGVTGTNGKTTVATLLYRLFNLLGNKSGLVSTISVIIGDEEIDSDYTTPDSISINRALNKMVEIGCEYCFMEVSSHGISQQRNSGLVFFGGIFTNITHDHLDYHNTFGEYISVKKSFFDNLPKSAFSLSNIDDKNGTVMLQNTLSKKYYLSVKKHADFKAKILENSLHGLILEIDKREVHTKLVGRFNAYNILAVYSVAIILGKDSEEILIAISDIESIRGRFQHVISETGILGIVDFAHTPDALINVFKTVNEIKSDGINVICIVGCGGNRDKKKRPKMASIAHEYSDKVFLTSDNPRHEDPLQIISDMREGIADSDSENVFIIPDRKQAIDRAVSMSQRGDIILVLGKGHETYQYIGDVKEYHNDYEILLNCFRNYKK; this is encoded by the coding sequence ATGAAGTTATTAAAGGAGATATTGCCAGAGAATACATCATTTGAAATTATAGGTTCTCATGAGTGTGAGGTGAAGGATATAATTTTTGACAGCAAAAGTGTATCTACTTCTAGTTTGTTTGTAGCTATTAAGGGAGCGAGAGTAGATGGGCATGATTTTATAGATATTGCTATTAAAAAGGGAGCTACATCTGTATTGTGTGAGGTTCTTCCTGAAAAAATAAATGACAGAATTTGTTATATAAAAGTTGACGATTCGGCTAAGTATATGGGATTATTGGCCAGTAATTTTTATGATAATCCTTCCAAAAAGATAAAGTTAATTGGGGTTACAGGCACTAATGGAAAGACAACTGTAGCGACTTTACTCTATAGGTTGTTTAATCTTTTAGGTAATAAATCTGGTTTGGTGTCTACCATAAGTGTGATAATAGGCGATGAAGAAATAGATTCGGATTATACCACTCCTGATTCTATAAGTATCAATCGTGCTTTGAATAAGATGGTAGAAATAGGTTGTGAGTATTGTTTTATGGAAGTTAGTTCTCATGGAATCAGTCAACAGCGCAATTCTGGTCTGGTGTTCTTCGGAGGGATATTTACCAATATAACTCACGATCATTTAGATTACCACAATACTTTTGGTGAATATATAAGCGTTAAAAAATCTTTTTTCGACAATTTGCCAAAGTCAGCTTTTTCTCTGTCTAATATAGATGATAAAAATGGCACGGTCATGTTACAGAATACTCTTAGTAAGAAGTATTATTTATCTGTGAAAAAACATGCCGATTTTAAAGCTAAAATTCTAGAGAATAGTCTACACGGCTTGATTTTAGAGATAGACAAAAGAGAGGTTCATACCAAGTTAGTCGGTCGCTTTAATGCTTACAATATATTAGCGGTTTATAGTGTGGCTATTATTTTAGGTAAGGATTCTGAAGAAATATTGATAGCCATTAGTGATATAGAGAGCATAAGAGGGAGATTTCAGCACGTTATTTCAGAGACAGGAATATTAGGAATAGTTGATTTTGCTCATACTCCCGATGCTCTTATAAATGTTTTCAAGACGGTAAATGAGATTAAAAGTGATGGGATTAATGTCATTTGCATCGTAGGTTGTGGAGGAAATAGAGATAAAAAAAAGCGTCCTAAAATGGCGAGTATAGCTCATGAATATTCCGATAAAGTTTTCTTGACAAGTGATAATCCTAGGCATGAGGATCCCTTGCAAATAATTTCAGATATGAGAGAAGGTATTGCAGATTCTGATTCAGAAAATGTGTTTATCATACCAGATAGAAAACAAGCCATAGACAGAGCTGTGAGTATGAGCCAGAGAGGTGATATAATTTTGGTACTCGGTAAAGGTCATGAAACTTATCAATATATAGGGGATGTAAAAGAATATCACAATGATTACGAAATACTATTGAATTGCTTTAGAAATTATAAAAAATAA
- the mraY gene encoding phospho-N-acetylmuramoyl-pentapeptide-transferase: MLYYLFSYLDSNFDFIGARLFSYTSFRVSMSVILSLLFSMFFGGKIIRYIKRKQIGETIRNLGIEGQIEKEGTPTMGGVIIILSTLIPCFLFADIANVYIILLVTTTLWMGFIGFLDDYIKIFKKNKNGLNAYLKISGQVILGLIVGLTLYFHQDVVVRHNEDLISQAQETTPVKGNIKSTKTTIPFLKNIDFDYKYLIKWLGQDYEKYTWIIFVFCIIFITTSVSNGANLTDGLDGLATGISAIIGGVLVVLSWVSSNVIYADYLNIMYIPHSEEIVVFTSSFVGALVGFLWYNSYPARVFMGDTGSLMIGAVIAVISICIRKELLIPILCGVFLVENLSVILQVGYFKYTRIRFNEGKRFFRMAPLHHHYQKKGIHENQVVMRFLIVGIILAVLTVVTLKIR, encoded by the coding sequence ATGTTGTATTACCTGTTTAGTTATTTAGATTCAAATTTTGATTTTATTGGCGCTAGGTTGTTTAGTTATACTTCTTTTAGAGTTTCTATGAGTGTGATTTTATCACTTTTGTTCTCTATGTTTTTTGGAGGAAAAATAATAAGGTACATAAAGAGAAAACAGATAGGTGAGACAATCAGAAATTTGGGAATAGAAGGTCAAATTGAAAAAGAAGGCACTCCTACTATGGGAGGTGTAATAATAATCTTATCAACTTTGATTCCGTGTTTTCTATTTGCCGATATTGCAAATGTCTATATAATTCTATTGGTTACAACTACTCTGTGGATGGGATTTATAGGTTTTTTAGATGATTACATAAAGATATTTAAGAAGAATAAAAACGGATTAAATGCCTATTTAAAAATATCTGGGCAAGTAATTTTAGGGTTGATAGTAGGTTTAACTCTTTATTTTCACCAAGATGTAGTCGTTAGGCATAATGAAGATTTAATTTCACAAGCGCAAGAGACTACTCCAGTCAAAGGAAATATCAAGTCTACAAAGACGACCATTCCTTTTTTAAAAAATATTGATTTTGATTATAAATATTTAATAAAGTGGTTAGGTCAAGACTATGAGAAATACACTTGGATAATATTTGTTTTTTGTATAATTTTTATCACCACATCCGTATCTAATGGAGCTAATCTAACAGATGGATTAGACGGTTTAGCCACTGGAATTTCAGCCATAATAGGCGGAGTTTTAGTTGTATTATCTTGGGTTTCTAGCAATGTTATTTACGCTGATTATCTAAATATTATGTACATACCTCATTCTGAAGAGATAGTTGTATTCACTTCTTCATTTGTGGGAGCTCTGGTTGGATTTTTATGGTATAATTCATACCCAGCAAGGGTTTTTATGGGTGATACTGGTAGCTTAATGATAGGTGCTGTTATTGCTGTTATAAGCATATGTATAAGAAAAGAATTGTTAATACCTATTTTGTGTGGTGTTTTCTTGGTTGAAAACTTATCTGTCATATTGCAAGTGGGTTATTTTAAATATACCAGGATAAGGTTTAATGAGGGTAAGCGCTTTTTTAGGATGGCTCCACTGCATCATCACTACCAAAAAAAGGGAATTCATGAAAATCAAGTGGTCATGCGCTTTCTTATTGTGGGAATAATATTGGCTGTACTAACCGTTGTGACTCTGAAGATAAGATAA
- a CDS encoding penicillin-binding transpeptidase domain-containing protein, whose amino-acid sequence MNDIRKSISLRIYLVCIFIVLFFASVIVKLFIIEKNCDLHENDRDNTTKIQRKRIAALRGNIYSGDGYLLATSTSKYDIRMDVSVVREDLFSQKVRELSDSLSAFFGKNYKYYLDRLLKAKKENNRYLFIAKNISHSEFLRIKDFPIFRHGRYSGGFIYSCKITRENPLGDIASRTIGHVNNKIGIEGWFDFILRGKDGSRLKQKIFGGNWKPLNDDDKIEPDNGEDIHLTINTGIQDIAHYELLKSLKKFKADHGCVVVMEVKTGNVLAISNLGKDESSGLYQENKNYAVWESVEPGSTFKLASVMIGLEDGTMSISDKVNTDGKLSIYGNVIEDMHSWGVLGLQEIFEKSSNVGVAKLVYDKYKDRPLDFINRLYKMNLGQKLDLSIKGEGIPLIPTPKGREWSAITLAWMAFGYGIRLTPIHVLAFYNAVANDGVMLKPRFVLETRERGITKKVFPVEVINPILCSKSTLDKVKKMLEGVVLRGTAKEIYDSKLPMAGKTGTTQLEYWKGREKMGYISSFVGYFPADKPLYSCIVVINKPDKKINYYGSTVAAPVFRNIAQKIFSSIPSVLEAEELDLNKLKDKIRDNDNLSSLKKNKIPDMYGVSLERALPELEKKGLKVKVKGMGILVDQHPKPGTSFKEGSVLILKFSQDI is encoded by the coding sequence ATGAATGATATACGAAAGAGCATATCATTAAGGATATATTTAGTATGTATTTTTATAGTATTGTTTTTCGCATCTGTGATTGTAAAACTTTTTATCATAGAGAAAAATTGTGATTTACATGAGAATGATAGAGACAATACCACGAAAATACAGAGAAAAAGAATCGCAGCACTCAGAGGTAATATTTATTCTGGTGATGGGTATCTCTTGGCCACATCTACGTCTAAGTACGATATAAGAATGGATGTCTCTGTTGTAAGGGAGGATTTGTTTAGCCAAAAGGTAAGAGAATTATCAGATTCCTTATCTGCTTTTTTTGGGAAGAATTATAAGTATTACTTAGATAGGTTGCTCAAAGCAAAGAAGGAGAATAACAGATATCTGTTTATAGCTAAAAATATATCTCATAGCGAATTTTTAAGAATTAAAGATTTTCCCATATTCAGGCATGGGAGGTATTCAGGTGGATTTATTTATTCGTGTAAGATCACAAGAGAGAATCCTTTGGGAGATATAGCATCTAGAACTATAGGGCATGTAAATAACAAGATAGGCATAGAGGGGTGGTTTGATTTTATTTTGAGAGGCAAAGATGGTTCCAGGTTAAAACAGAAGATATTTGGAGGAAATTGGAAACCCCTAAACGACGATGATAAAATTGAACCTGATAATGGAGAGGATATACACCTTACTATAAATACTGGGATACAAGATATAGCTCATTATGAATTGTTAAAGAGTTTAAAAAAGTTTAAGGCAGATCATGGTTGTGTGGTGGTCATGGAAGTTAAAACTGGAAATGTTTTAGCTATTTCTAATTTAGGCAAGGATGAGTCATCGGGTTTATATCAAGAGAATAAAAATTATGCTGTATGGGAGAGCGTTGAACCTGGTTCAACTTTTAAATTAGCTTCAGTTATGATAGGCCTAGAAGATGGGACAATGAGTATTAGCGATAAGGTAAATACAGATGGTAAGTTGTCTATATATGGCAATGTTATAGAGGATATGCATTCATGGGGAGTATTGGGTCTACAAGAGATATTTGAGAAATCTTCTAATGTAGGTGTAGCCAAATTAGTGTATGATAAGTATAAAGATAGACCGCTAGATTTTATAAATAGGCTTTATAAGATGAATTTGGGTCAGAAATTAGATTTGAGTATAAAAGGAGAGGGAATTCCTTTGATCCCCACCCCTAAGGGTAGAGAGTGGTCTGCTATCACCTTGGCATGGATGGCCTTTGGTTATGGTATAAGGTTGACTCCTATACACGTATTAGCTTTTTACAATGCTGTCGCTAATGATGGGGTTATGTTAAAACCTAGATTTGTATTAGAGACAAGGGAGAGGGGAATAACTAAAAAGGTCTTTCCAGTGGAGGTTATAAATCCTATTTTATGTTCTAAGTCGACCTTAGATAAGGTGAAAAAGATGTTAGAGGGAGTAGTTTTAAGAGGTACGGCTAAAGAGATATACGATTCCAAATTACCTATGGCAGGCAAGACGGGAACTACACAATTAGAATACTGGAAGGGACGTGAAAAGATGGGATATATAAGTTCTTTTGTAGGATATTTTCCTGCTGATAAACCTTTGTATTCTTGTATTGTAGTTATAAACAAGCCAGATAAAAAGATAAATTATTACGGTAGTACTGTAGCTGCTCCTGTATTCAGAAATATTGCACAAAAAATATTTTCTAGTATTCCATCTGTTTTGGAGGCTGAGGAGTTGGATTTGAATAAACTTAAAGATAAGATAAGGGATAACGACAATCTAAGTTCGCTCAAAAAAAATAAAATTCCAGATATGTATGGTGTTAGCTTGGAGCGAGCTCTGCCAGAGTTAGAAAAAAAAGGATTAAAGGTAAAAGTAAAGGGTATGGGTATTTTGGTAGATCAGCATCCCAAACCAGGCACTTCATTTAAAGAAGGATCAGTTCTCATATTAAAATTCTCTCAAGATATATGA